In Calditrichota bacterium, the sequence GTGCGAAAGCTGAGCAGGAAAGCGGAATTCGATATCGGCAGCGAAGGGAATATCAACATCACCGTCTACGACCGCGACCGCCAGCGCGCCGCGGACATGGCGAACTACTTCATCGAGGTGCTCAACGAGATTAGTGTACGTCTCGGCACGCAGGAGGCGCGCAACAACCGAGAGTTTGTGGAGCGGCGCTACCAGGAAAACCTGCGCGACCTGAGGATCGCGGAGGACAGCCTCAAGGCCTTCCAGCAGCGCTACGGCATCTACGCGCTGCCTGAGCAGACAGAGGCGGCGATCAAAGGGGCCGCGGAGCTCAAGGGGGAGGCAGTGGCGAAAGAGATCCAGCTCCGCATTGCCGAGCGCAGCCTTGGCGCCGACAACCCCGAAACGCAGTCTCTCCGCCTGCAGTTGGCGGAAATGAACAGGAAACTGCGCGAGATGAAGTTCGGGACCAGCGACTGGTTCACCGACCAGTCTCTTAACCTCTTCGTGCCGTTCAAGGATGTGCCGGAGCTGGGGATAGAGTACATTCGCCGCTACCGGGAGTTCGAGATACAGAACAAGCTCTTAGAATTCCTGGTTCCCTTATACGAGCAGGCCAAGCTGGAAGAGCAGAAGAACATGCCGGTCGTGCTGGTGCTGGATCGGGCCGTGCCCCCTGAGCGCAAGGCCAAACCGCGCCGCAGCCTTCTGGTGCTCATCTTCACTGCTCTGGCGGCCCTGTTCGCAACTTCCTGGGCCTTTGTCGCAGAACTTTATGAGCGGGAGAGGGAGCACAACCCCCGAGCTGCCGCTCTGGCAGAGGCGTTGCCCGGCAGGGAGACATACCGCAAATTCGTCCGCTCCATCAGAAGAATTGGTGTACTCCAGGGGAAGCACAGAGGATAGAGGTGGCCGCGGGGAGCAGTTGCAGGATCTGTGGCAATGCCGGCCCGCATGCTACTTTCTGCGTGCGGGAGATGATGCTGGGCTTGGGAGAGGAATTTCACTACTTCCAATGCCAGCAGTGCGGCTGTTTGCAGATCAGCGACTTGCCGACAGACCTCAGTCGCTACTATCCTCCGGTCTACTACAGCATCAGCCAGCAACCGCTGTCCGCCAAGGGCAATCCTGTTCGTCGTTTGGCATTGGTGCTGCGCGACCGCTATGCGCTCTATAGCCGTGGCGTGGTGGGGCGCTTGCTCTACGACCGCTTCCCCAATGAGGCCTTGCGCAGCCTGTCAATGGTTCCTGGCCTCTGCACGCAGACCAAGATACTGGACGTTGGCTGTGGGACAGGAGCTCTCCTCTACCGCCTCCGCCAACGCGGGTTTCACCACCTCTTGGGCGTCGATCCGTGGCTGCAGAATGACATCTGCTACCCGAATGGCCTGATAGTGCGCCGGCAAAGGTTGGAGGAGGTGGAAGGCACCTGGGACCTGGTGATGTTCCACCACTCCTTTGAGCACCTGTCGGACCCTGAGGAAGCGCTGAACCTGGTGGCGCGCCTTGTGCCGCAGGGGGGCACATGCCTCATACGCACACCAGTCATTCCTTGCTATGCATGGCAGCACTATGGAGTGCATTGGGTGCAGTTGGATGCTCCCCGCCACCTCCTTATCTATTCCCGCGAGAGCCTCGAGCTTCTCGCCGAGAGAACGGGGTGGAGATTGGAGAAGGTGGTGTTCGACTCCACTGAATTTCAGTTTTGGGGGAGCGAACAGTACGTGCGCGGTATTCCGCTTCTGGCGTCCAATTCGTATGAAGTCAACCCTCACGGGTCAGTTTTTGACAGGCGTCAAATGGCAGCGTTTCGCTCCATGGCCAGGAAGCTCAACGCGCAAGAACAGGGCGACTCGGCGGTATTCTACCTTCGGCGCCTTGCTCCGGCAAGCGGGAACAATGCCAAGGTGAGTTAGGGCCATGACAGACCCGGTGCCTCTTCTTTTCCTTTTGTGTGGCCTGGCGGGCATTCTGTTGAGCCGTGCCCTGTTGGGGCGATGGTTCAATCACTTGGCGCTTTACTCGTTGATTTGGGGCGTAGGCATGGCGGCCTATTCTCTCCGGCTCATTAGCTACAAGCCGATGAGCACCGAGGTGTGGTTGATCATTGCCTACGGGTGGGCGGCATTTGCGGCTGGCGCGTGCGTGATTCCGCTGGGCAGAGTAGCTCTCGGTATTCCGGCGGCCACTGGGGAGGCTGCGGTGCAGCCGGGCGTTGCCCCACTGGAGCGGAAGTTGCTTGTGGTGGCTATTCTGCTGCTCTCGGCCATCGGTTTGGTGGGGGCCTTACAGCACTGGTCAGTCCTGATTTCCCGGTTTGGCAGCGTGGCCATGGTGATCGTGCGCGGCAACCTCATCTATCGCATGCGTGTCAGCGATGAGCTGCCCGGGATGATCCCTTACGTCGATTCCTTTGCGTTGGCTGCCGTGTTCTTAGCCGGCGTGTACAGCGCGCGATCGGGCAGAATCAGGCCTATCGCGCTCTTGCCGCTGCTGGTCATCATCGTGGGCGACATTGCGCTGGTGGGGAGGGCGAAGATGCTTAACGGCATCGTCCTCTTCCTCAGCGCCTATTTCTTGGGCCGGCTGGCTCCCGGCTCGGCGAGAGTGCGCGTACCTGTGGCACGCTGGAAAAGGGTGCTGGGCTTGGTGCTGGTCTTGGCCCTCTTCCTGGCCGCTGCTGAGTTTGTGCGCGGCTTCCGCGGTACCTTCGAGCGCTTTTACGGCGCCTCCAGGCGACTGACCAAGCTGGAGCGCAATTTCATCATTACGCCTTCGCTGTACATGTACGTCAGCTCTCATCCGGCCGTGCTCAACGCCTACTGGAAGGCGGGTGGCGAGCACCCATTTCCAGGGTCTAACACCTTTGCGCCCGTGTTTCGCATCTTGGCGCGCTTCGGGCTGGCCGACGATGTGCCGGATTACCAGAAGTTCTATCCGATCCCCTTTCCTTCGAATACTGCCACCTACTTGCGGGAACTGCACGCCGACTTTGGCTTGGCCGGCGTGCTGCTTGGTCCTTACCTGCTGGGGCTTTTGTGCACGGTCTTCTGGTTCAAGGCGAAGAGGCAGCCGAAATTGACCACCCTCGCGTGGCTGGGCCATCTGTATGTCGTGGTGGCTTTCAGCTACCTCTATCAGGCGACGAGGGCGGGATATTGGGTCATCAGCCTTGGCCTTTCTCTTCTTGCCGGCGTGATCATTGATCAGTGGTGTCGCCATGCAAGCCGGCAGGTGGCGGAGGCAAAGGCCTGATGGGCGAAGCTCGTAGGTGCCCCTTCGGATTCCGCGGATATCGCGCGGGGAGCGTCTCCTCCAGAGAGACCGGCCACTCGGGATTTATGTTTGCCAAGTATGTGTGCCCGCTTCACGTCGTGGAAGATCAAGCGTAGAATGCCTGCTCAACTCTCCATAGTCATTCCAAACTACAACACACGCGATCTCTTGGCCGTCTGTCTCCGTTCCATTTTCTCAACGGCCGAGGGCATCGAGGTGGAGGTGATTGTGGTCGACAATGCCTCCAGCGATGGCAGTGTCGGCCTCGTATCTGGGCAATTCCCGCAGGTACGCATCGTGCAAAACAGCACCAATGTCGGATTTGCGCGCGCGGTCAATCAGGGGCTGCGATTGGCGCAGGGCGATTACCTCCTCATGCTCAACTCCGACACAGAGCTCAAGCCGGGAGCACTCTTGCACTGCCTGGAGTTCCTCGAGAAGCATACGAAAGCGGGCGCGGTCGGGTGCAGGCTCATCAATCCTGATGGAAGTTTGCAGCCCTCGTGCGAAAGCTTTATGTCGTTTGCGGGAATTCTCTGGGAGGCCCTGCTGTTGGACAAGCTCTTCCCGCACAGCAGGCTCTTCGGTCGCATGCACCTCACCTACTTCACCTACGACCGCCTGGAGCAGGTCGACTATGTGAAGGGGGCGTTCTTGATGACGCGGCGCGCCACGATCGACGATGTCGGCCTCCTGGACGAGCGGTTCTTCTTCTACGGCGAGGAGCAAGATTGGTGCTACCGCGCCAAGCAGAAAGGGTGGGAGGTGTGGTTTACCCCCGAGGCGACCGTGGTCCACTATGGCGGGGGCAGCGGCGACCCAGTAGCGCCCCGCATTTTTGTGCAACTGCACAAGAGCCGATACCTTTTCTACCAGAAGCACCACCAGCCGCTGAGCAGTGCGTTGGCACGCATCGTGTTGGCAGCCGGTTCACTCCTCCGCGTGGCGGGATGGTGGTTGTTTGGGGTGTTACGCCCGGGTATCCGCACCCTGTGCCGTAGGAAGGCGGGGGCCTTTTGGGCAGCCTTCTTGTGGTACGTAGGAAAAGAAAGGTAGTGCCTGCATGGCGGGAGCGCGTAAACCCATCAAGGTCATGGTCGTGTTCGGAACCAGGCCCGAGACGATCAAACTGGCGCCGGTTGTGGCTCGGCTGCGGCAGGAGCCTGAGCTTTTCGCCACCACGGTGGTGGTGACCGCGCAACACCGCACTATGCTCGACCAGATGCTCGAGGTCTTTCGCATAGTGCCCGACGTCGATTTGGATATCATGGAGGAGAACCAGAGCTTAGCGAGGGTGACCTGCAACGCCTTGCAAGGCCTGGATGGGGTGGTACAGCGCATGAAGCCAGAGGTCATCATCGTCCAGGGGGATACGACGACGACGTTTGTCGCTTCCCTCTGTGGCTACTACCACAAAGTGACCGTGGCGCATGTCGAGGCTGGGTTGCGCACGCAGCAGAAGTACAGCCCATTCCCGGAGGAACTGAACAGGAGGCTAACCTCTGCCCTTGCCGATATCCACTTCGCACCCACGCAGCTTGCCAAGGAAAACCTCTTGCGCGAAGGTGTGAGCGCCGAACGCGTGTTTGTGACCGGCAACACGGTGGTGGATGCCGTGCAGTCGATCCTGGAGGAACAGCCCCGTTTTCGCGACCCCCAGGTGGCTGCCATCATGCAAGGTGGCATGAGGACTGTGGCTGTGACGGCCCACCGCCGGGAAAACTGGGGGCCGGCCATGGAGAGTATCGCGCAGGCGATCATTCAGCTGGTGAACCTGTACCCTGACCTCCAGGTCGTTTTCCCTGTTCACTTGAATCCAAACGTGCGTGCGGTGTTCAAGGAGCGCCTGCGGGGTCACGCGAGGATCCATCTCATCGAGCCGTTAGACTATTACTCTTTCATCAACCTGCTGGGCCGTTCTCTGTTCATCCTCACCGATTCCGGGGGTATTCAGGAGGAGGCTCCTTCCTTGCGCAAGCCGGTCTTGGTGATGCGCGAGGTGACCGAGAGACCGGAGGGGATCGCAGGAGGCTGGTTGCGGCTTGTGGGCTGCGACGTGACGCGCATTGTTGCCGAGGCGCGCAAGCTCTTGGACGACGCTGCCCACTACCAGGAGGCCATTGCTGCGCCCAATCCCTACGGCGACGGGCAGGCAGCCCGCCGCATTGTGGAGGCGCTGCTGTTTCACTTTGGATTGCGCGATCATCGCCCTGACGAATTTCAGCCGGGAGCATGAGCGGCCATGAAGGTGTGCATGCTCTTTCAAAGTGATTTTCCACCCGAGGTGCGATTGGAGCGCACTGCCAAGGCTCTTCTCCGCGCTGGCCATGAGGTCTGGGTGGTGTGCGACAATCGCAAGGGGCGCCCCCACGCGGAGAGTTACGAAGGGATCCGCATCCGTCGTATCCGCAACATCTCTCCAGGTGCCGGCGGGATCGGTCAGCTCGTTCGGCTGCCCATCTTTTGGAACCCTGTGTGGGTTGCGCAGTTTGTGCCGCTGGTACGGTCGGAACGCTTTGACGTCCTCCACGCCATCAACCTGACCATGGTGCCGTTGGCGCTTGCCGTGGGCCGCCTCTTGCGCATCCCGGTGGTTTACGACATGTACGAGAACTACCCGGCGGCGCTGCGCAGCTGGAAACTGAAAGGGACCTTCAACCGCGTGTTTCGCAATGCGCGTGCCGCAGATCTTCTGGACCGCGTGTGTGTGCGCGCCGCTGACTACCTGCTCGTGGTCACGGAGGAGGCGGAAGAACGCCTGCGGGACATCGGGGTGCAGCATGAGCGCGTCGCCGTCATCCACAACACTCCCGACTTGGAGGCCATTGGGCAGTATCCGGTAGCTGGGGAAATTGTGGCCAAGTACAAGGAGGACTATACCATCCTCTACACGGGCTGGCTGAGCCCGGAGCGCGGGTTGGAGACGGCCATCGAAGCCATGCCGGTCATCCGCCAGCACATCCCCAATGCCCGGCTGGTGATCGCTGGAGGGGGACCGAGTGAGGAAGAGGTGCGCAGCTTCGTGGGGTCCCGTGGCGCAGCCGACTATGTGGAGGTGACCGGGTGGCTTGACCACCGTCTTTTCCCTTCGTACATCACTGCTGCGCAGGTGTGCATCGTGCCGCATCCGGCTGATCCCAGCATCAACACCACTTCTCCGAATAAGCTTTTCGAGTATATGGCACTTGGCAAGCCGGTGGTCGTATCTGATGCCCGTCCCTTGGCGCGAGTGGTGCGAGCCTGCCAATGTGGGGAGGTCTTTGCCTCCAATGACCCAGAGAGTTTTGCTGCCGCCGTTCTCAGGCTGCGCGGACGGGAGCGCAGCGCCGGTGCCCACGGACGGAAGGCCGTGTTGGAGGCCTACAACTGGGGCGTCTCCTCGCAGCGTCTCCTGGCCGCATATTCTCAGCTGGAAAGGCTGGCCCGGCTGGGGTCACGAGGCAGCAGAACCATGCGCTGACGCAGGCGACGTGCACGCGCAATTTCCGGTTGTCTTTTCAGGGTGAAAGTGCTATATTTCACCGCCCGACTACGAGGGTGTAGCTCAGCTCGGTAGAGCAGCGGCCTTTTAAGCCGTTGGTCGTGGGTTCGATTCCCGCCACCCTCACTATCAGCATATCCCCTAAGGCCGGCCTCGATCCTGAGGTCGGCCGCATAACTGCGGGAGGCAAGTGGATGGCCTCTTCCGTCCGAATGCGCAGCGCTGGTGTTGCGGAGAGAAGGTGGCGATGAGGGACACACTCTCTGCTCGCTACGGTGTCTCTCTTTCCCTTTGGCTGCTTTCCAATCACGTTTGTTCCTCCTCTTTGGTCTCCACTCAATCGATTAGGGGGTCTCACATGGTGGGCGATTCTGTCCCAGGGGCAAGCTCTGGCCTTTTTCCAGATTTCCAAGTAGTCTTCGCAGCTACCGGTCAGATTCCGACCTCCGGGTTTGGGAATTTGGCGGTTAACGGCGGCATGCCGTTAGCTTTTTCCCGCAGAGGCAGCGCGTAAAGCCTCGGGAGTGCCCTGTGCCACTACGACAACTTAGAGTCCTCGGCTTAGGTGTTGGGCTTGGGGCCTGGATTCTTTTTTTGGGCTGCGGTGGGCACCAGGTGCCGCAGCTGTCCAGTTGGGAACGGGTCGGCTCAGGCTTCGACTTCCCTGAGGGGCCGGTCTGGGACGGAAAGGGTTCGCTCTACGTGGCCAATTGCTATGGAGGCTGGATTGCTCGCATCGCAGAGGGGCGGGTTGACACGTTTGCCCTGCTTCCTCCACCCGGACGGCCCAACGGCCTGG encodes:
- a CDS encoding oligosaccharide repeat unit polymerase, translated to MTDPVPLLFLLCGLAGILLSRALLGRWFNHLALYSLIWGVGMAAYSLRLISYKPMSTEVWLIIAYGWAAFAAGACVIPLGRVALGIPAATGEAAVQPGVAPLERKLLVVAILLLSAIGLVGALQHWSVLISRFGSVAMVIVRGNLIYRMRVSDELPGMIPYVDSFALAAVFLAGVYSARSGRIRPIALLPLLVIIVGDIALVGRAKMLNGIVLFLSAYFLGRLAPGSARVRVPVARWKRVLGLVLVLALFLAAAEFVRGFRGTFERFYGASRRLTKLERNFIITPSLYMYVSSHPAVLNAYWKAGGEHPFPGSNTFAPVFRILARFGLADDVPDYQKFYPIPFPSNTATYLRELHADFGLAGVLLGPYLLGLLCTVFWFKAKRQPKLTTLAWLGHLYVVVAFSYLYQATRAGYWVISLGLSLLAGVIIDQWCRHASRQVAEAKA
- a CDS encoding glycosyltransferase family 4 protein gives rise to the protein MLFQSDFPPEVRLERTAKALLRAGHEVWVVCDNRKGRPHAESYEGIRIRRIRNISPGAGGIGQLVRLPIFWNPVWVAQFVPLVRSERFDVLHAINLTMVPLALAVGRLLRIPVVYDMYENYPAALRSWKLKGTFNRVFRNARAADLLDRVCVRAADYLLVVTEEAEERLRDIGVQHERVAVIHNTPDLEAIGQYPVAGEIVAKYKEDYTILYTGWLSPERGLETAIEAMPVIRQHIPNARLVIAGGGPSEEEVRSFVGSRGAADYVEVTGWLDHRLFPSYITAAQVCIVPHPADPSINTTSPNKLFEYMALGKPVVVSDARPLARVVRACQCGEVFASNDPESFAAAVLRLRGRERSAGAHGRKAVLEAYNWGVSSQRLLAAYSQLERLARLGSRGSRTMR
- a CDS encoding glycosyltransferase family 2 protein — encoded protein: MPAQLSIVIPNYNTRDLLAVCLRSIFSTAEGIEVEVIVVDNASSDGSVGLVSGQFPQVRIVQNSTNVGFARAVNQGLRLAQGDYLLMLNSDTELKPGALLHCLEFLEKHTKAGAVGCRLINPDGSLQPSCESFMSFAGILWEALLLDKLFPHSRLFGRMHLTYFTYDRLEQVDYVKGAFLMTRRATIDDVGLLDERFFFYGEEQDWCYRAKQKGWEVWFTPEATVVHYGGGSGDPVAPRIFVQLHKSRYLFYQKHHQPLSSALARIVLAAGSLLRVAGWWLFGVLRPGIRTLCRRKAGAFWAAFLWYVGKER
- the wecB gene encoding UDP-N-acetylglucosamine 2-epimerase (non-hydrolyzing), with the protein product MAGARKPIKVMVVFGTRPETIKLAPVVARLRQEPELFATTVVVTAQHRTMLDQMLEVFRIVPDVDLDIMEENQSLARVTCNALQGLDGVVQRMKPEVIIVQGDTTTTFVASLCGYYHKVTVAHVEAGLRTQQKYSPFPEELNRRLTSALADIHFAPTQLAKENLLREGVSAERVFVTGNTVVDAVQSILEEQPRFRDPQVAAIMQGGMRTVAVTAHRRENWGPAMESIAQAIIQLVNLYPDLQVVFPVHLNPNVRAVFKERLRGHARIHLIEPLDYYSFINLLGRSLFILTDSGGIQEEAPSLRKPVLVMREVTERPEGIAGGWLRLVGCDVTRIVAEARKLLDDAAHYQEAIAAPNPYGDGQAARRIVEALLFHFGLRDHRPDEFQPGA
- a CDS encoding class I SAM-dependent methyltransferase; the protein is MAAGSSCRICGNAGPHATFCVREMMLGLGEEFHYFQCQQCGCLQISDLPTDLSRYYPPVYYSISQQPLSAKGNPVRRLALVLRDRYALYSRGVVGRLLYDRFPNEALRSLSMVPGLCTQTKILDVGCGTGALLYRLRQRGFHHLLGVDPWLQNDICYPNGLIVRRQRLEEVEGTWDLVMFHHSFEHLSDPEEALNLVARLVPQGGTCLIRTPVIPCYAWQHYGVHWVQLDAPRHLLIYSRESLELLAERTGWRLEKVVFDSTEFQFWGSEQYVRGIPLLASNSYEVNPHGSVFDRRQMAAFRSMARKLNAQEQGDSAVFYLRRLAPASGNNAKVS